The following are from one region of the Streptomyces fradiae genome:
- a CDS encoding type III pantothenate kinase codes for MLLTIDVGNTQTVLGLFDGEEIVEHWRISTDPRRTADEWAVLLQGLMGMHPLLGVELSDGIGGIAICATVPSVLHELREVTRRYYGDVPAVLVEPGVKTGVPVLTDNPKEVGADRIINAVAAVDMYGGPAIVVDFGTATTYDAITTRGEYAGGAIAPGIEISVEALGVKGAMLRKIELARPRSVIGKNTVEAMQSGIVFGYAGQVDGVVARMKRELVGPTGDPSDVTVIATGGLAPMVLADSKEIDAHEPWLTLIGLRLVYERNAPRM; via the coding sequence ATGCTGCTCACGATCGACGTCGGCAACACGCAGACGGTCCTCGGTCTCTTCGACGGCGAGGAGATCGTGGAGCACTGGCGCATCTCCACGGACCCGCGCCGGACCGCCGACGAGTGGGCGGTCCTGCTGCAGGGCCTGATGGGCATGCACCCGCTGCTCGGCGTCGAGCTGAGCGACGGCATCGGCGGCATCGCGATCTGCGCCACGGTCCCCTCGGTGCTGCACGAGCTGCGCGAGGTCACCCGGCGCTATTACGGGGACGTGCCGGCGGTCCTGGTGGAGCCGGGCGTCAAGACGGGCGTCCCGGTCCTCACGGACAACCCGAAGGAGGTCGGCGCCGACCGCATCATCAACGCGGTGGCGGCGGTCGACATGTACGGCGGCCCGGCGATCGTGGTCGACTTCGGCACGGCGACGACGTACGACGCGATCACGACGCGCGGCGAGTACGCGGGCGGCGCGATCGCCCCGGGCATCGAGATCTCCGTCGAGGCGCTCGGCGTGAAGGGCGCGATGCTCCGCAAGATCGAGCTGGCCCGCCCGCGCAGCGTGATCGGCAAGAACACGGTCGAGGCGATGCAGTCCGGCATCGTCTTCGGCTACGCGGGCCAGGTCGACGGCGTCGTCGCCCGCATGAAGCGCGAACTCGTCGGCCCGACCGGCGACCCCTCCGACGTCACGGTCATCGCCACCGGCGGCCTGGCCCCCATGGTCCTCGCCGACTCGAAGGAGATAGACGCCCACGAGCCCTGGCTGACCCTGATCGGCCTCCGCCTGGTCTACGAGCGCAACGCGCCGCGGATGTAG
- a CDS encoding Lsr2 family protein, protein MAQKVQVLLVDDLDGGEADETVTFALDGKSYEIDLTTANADKLRGLLEPYTKGGRRTGGRTAGARGKARVAVSGGSQDTAKIRAWAKENGYNVNDRGRVPADIKAAYEDANR, encoded by the coding sequence GTGGCACAGAAGGTTCAGGTCCTTCTTGTCGACGACCTCGACGGCGGCGAGGCGGACGAGACCGTGACGTTCGCGCTGGACGGCAAGTCCTACGAGATCGACCTCACCACCGCCAACGCGGACAAGCTCCGTGGCCTGCTCGAGCCGTACACCAAGGGTGGCCGACGCACCGGTGGCCGCACCGCCGGCGCCCGCGGCAAGGCCCGCGTCGCCGTCTCCGGCGGCAGCCAGGACACCGCGAAGATCCGGGCGTGGGCCAAGGAGAACGGTTACAACGTGAACGACCGCGGCCGCGTGCCGGCCGACATCAAGGCGGCTTACGAGGACGCCAACCGCTGA
- the panC gene encoding pantoate--beta-alanine ligase: MSLIAEQSAGRHQPGGLAPTAADLADARSRFGAPGRNAVVMTMGALHEGHATLIRAARERVGADGFVVVTVFVNPLQFGAGEDLDRYPRTLDADLALAFAAGASVVFAPSADEVYPGGEPQVRITAGPMGERLEGASRPGHFDGMLTVVAKLLHLTGPDLAFFGQKDAQQLALIRRMVRDLNFPVEIVGVPTVREDDGLALSSRNRYLSPEERHTALALSRALFAARDRLAAQAALRARADALLGDPGRAENRAEALSRLGEARAAADAHAVAQAAEGRGAEAVRAAARAVLDDACHAEPPLALDYLALVDPADFTEVEDGHDGEAILAVAARVGTTRLIDNIPLTFGVVK; the protein is encoded by the coding sequence ATGAGCCTGATCGCCGAGCAGAGCGCCGGGCGCCACCAGCCGGGTGGGCTGGCACCCACGGCCGCGGACCTGGCGGACGCCCGGTCGCGGTTCGGCGCGCCCGGGCGCAATGCCGTCGTCATGACGATGGGCGCGCTCCACGAGGGCCACGCCACCCTGATCAGGGCCGCCCGCGAGCGGGTCGGCGCCGACGGTTTCGTCGTCGTCACCGTCTTCGTCAACCCGCTGCAGTTCGGCGCAGGCGAGGACCTCGACCGCTACCCCCGTACCCTCGACGCCGACCTGGCGCTGGCCTTCGCGGCCGGTGCCAGTGTGGTCTTCGCGCCCTCCGCCGACGAGGTCTACCCCGGCGGCGAGCCGCAGGTGCGGATCACCGCCGGCCCCATGGGCGAGCGCCTCGAAGGCGCCTCCCGGCCCGGCCACTTCGACGGCATGCTCACCGTCGTCGCCAAGCTCCTCCACCTCACCGGCCCCGACCTGGCCTTCTTCGGCCAGAAGGACGCCCAGCAGCTGGCCCTCATCCGCCGCATGGTCCGCGACCTGAACTTCCCGGTCGAGATCGTCGGCGTGCCGACCGTCCGCGAGGACGACGGCCTCGCCCTGTCCAGCCGCAACCGCTACCTGTCGCCCGAGGAGCGCCACACCGCCCTCGCGCTGTCCCGGGCGCTGTTCGCCGCCCGCGACCGGCTCGCCGCCCAGGCGGCGCTGCGCGCCCGCGCCGACGCGCTGCTCGGCGACCCCGGCCGGGCCGAGAACCGCGCCGAGGCGCTGTCCCGGCTCGGCGAGGCCCGCGCCGCCGCCGACGCCCACGCGGTCGCCCAGGCCGCCGAGGGCCGGGGCGCCGAGGCCGTACGGGCCGCCGCCCGTGCCGTACTGGACGACGCGTGCCATGCCGAGCCGCCGCTCGCCCTTGACTATCTGGCCCTGGTCGACCCGGCCGACTTCACCGAGGTCGAGGACGGCCACGACGGAGAGGCGATCCTCGCCGTCGCCGCGCGGGTGGGGACCACGCGGCTCATCGACAACATCCCCCTCACGTTCGGAGTCGTGAAGTGA
- a CDS encoding SCO3374 family protein, which produces MTIAVPLPRTPSDGGVARWYEHELGWATAAGPPVQLVTGLRFDVLELPTAAGRGVLRRVGAATGPVALMGRRMRLLVAAGSAEELPGLLDWLEWRGISLDLAMLGADGRMTAPVPPGGRPTGRSAYGAAPGPAVWLRAPEPGREVESSLPALRPSSRSGASADGAAPCLVRLVAAAAAECHRARLLSAARAHRPEPAAAGGQRLASS; this is translated from the coding sequence ATGACGATCGCCGTGCCTCTGCCCCGCACCCCGTCGGACGGCGGTGTGGCGCGGTGGTACGAGCACGAGCTCGGCTGGGCGACGGCGGCCGGGCCTCCGGTGCAGCTGGTCACGGGGCTGCGCTTCGACGTCCTCGAGCTGCCCACGGCGGCCGGCCGCGGTGTGCTGCGCCGGGTGGGCGCGGCGACCGGTCCGGTGGCCCTGATGGGGCGGCGGATGCGGCTGCTCGTCGCGGCGGGGAGCGCCGAGGAGCTGCCCGGGCTGCTCGACTGGCTGGAGTGGCGCGGGATCTCACTGGATCTGGCGATGCTGGGCGCCGACGGCCGGATGACCGCCCCGGTGCCCCCCGGCGGGCGCCCGACCGGCCGGAGCGCGTACGGCGCGGCGCCCGGACCCGCGGTGTGGCTGAGGGCCCCGGAGCCGGGGCGCGAGGTGGAGTCCTCGCTGCCGGCCCTGCGGCCCTCGTCGCGGAGCGGCGCCTCGGCCGACGGGGCCGCTCCCTGCCTGGTCAGGCTGGTGGCCGCGGCGGCCGCCGAGTGCCATCGCGCGCGGCTGCTGAGTGCTGCCCGGGCCCACCGGCCGGAGCCGGCGGCTGCGGGCGGTCAGCGGTTGGCGTCCTCGTAA
- a CDS encoding Rossmann-like and DUF2520 domain-containing protein, producing MNAPPEPRHPQVDRAEDRPARLTVGVVGAGRVGPALAAALQLAGHRPVAVSAVSDASRRRAAALLPDVPVVEPARVLALADLVLLTVPDDALPGLVEGLAETGAVRPGQLLVHTSGRYGVRVLDPARRAGALPLALHPAMTFTGTSVDVQRLAGCSFGVTAPEELRLAAEALVIEMGGEPEWIAEANRPLYHAALALGANHLVTLVAQAMELLRSAGVSAPDRMLGPLLGAALDNALRSGDAALTGPVARGDAGTVAAHVAELHKHAPGTVAGYLAMARATADRALAHGLLKPELAEDLLGVLAADTPPGPTGTSGTTGPADGPQGDDR from the coding sequence GTGAACGCACCACCAGAACCCCGGCACCCGCAGGTGGACCGCGCCGAGGACCGCCCCGCCCGGCTCACCGTCGGAGTCGTCGGCGCCGGACGCGTGGGCCCCGCCCTCGCCGCCGCACTCCAGCTCGCCGGACACCGGCCCGTCGCCGTCTCCGCGGTCTCCGACGCCTCCCGCAGGCGCGCCGCGGCCCTGCTGCCGGACGTCCCCGTGGTCGAGCCCGCCCGGGTGCTTGCCCTCGCCGACCTGGTCCTGCTCACCGTCCCCGACGACGCCCTGCCCGGCCTCGTCGAGGGCCTGGCCGAAACCGGTGCGGTGCGCCCCGGCCAGCTCCTCGTGCACACCTCCGGGCGGTACGGGGTGCGGGTGCTCGACCCGGCCCGCCGGGCCGGCGCGCTGCCGCTCGCGCTGCACCCCGCCATGACCTTCACCGGCACCTCGGTGGACGTGCAGCGGCTCGCGGGCTGCTCCTTCGGCGTCACCGCGCCCGAGGAGCTGCGGCTCGCCGCCGAGGCGCTGGTCATCGAGATGGGCGGCGAGCCCGAGTGGATCGCGGAGGCGAACCGGCCGCTCTACCACGCGGCCCTCGCCCTAGGCGCGAACCACCTGGTGACTCTGGTCGCCCAGGCGATGGAGCTGCTCCGCTCGGCCGGCGTGTCCGCGCCCGACCGGATGCTCGGCCCGCTGCTCGGCGCGGCCCTGGACAACGCGCTGCGGTCCGGCGACGCCGCCCTGACCGGCCCCGTCGCCCGCGGTGACGCCGGCACCGTCGCCGCCCATGTGGCGGAGCTGCACAAGCACGCCCCCGGCACCGTCGCCGGCTATCTCGCGATGGCCCGCGCGACCGCCGACCGCGCCCTCGCGCACGGCCTGCTCAAGCCCGAGCTGGCCGAGGACCTGCTCGGCGTGCTCGCCGCCGACACCCCGCCGGGCCCGACCGGAACCAGCGGCACGACCGGACCCGCCGACGGGCCGCAAGGAGACGACCGATGA
- a CDS encoding L-aspartate oxidase — protein MTGIRLHAPAPGWSIDADVVVVGSGVAGLTAALRCTSAGLRTVVVTKARLDAGSTRWAQGGIAAALGDGDTPAQHLDDTLVAGAGLCDEPAVDVLVTEGPDAVRRLIATGAHFDKADDGTIALTREGGHHRRRIVHAGGDATGAEVSRALVEAIRDRGVRFIEHALVLDLLKDETGHTAGVTLHVMGEGQHDGVGAVHAPAVVLATGGMGQVFSATTNPSVSTGDGVALALRAGAEVSDLEFVQFHPTVLFLGADSEGQQPLVSEAVRGEGAHLVDADGVRFMLGQHELAELAPRDIVAKAITRRMLEQDAEHMYLDARHFGAEMWEQRFPTILAACRSHGMDPVTEPIPIAPAAHYASGGVRTDLHGRTTVPGLYACGEVACTGVHGANRLASNSLLEGLVFAERIAADITAHGPHREGRPAVADTSTVLSLLAPETRREVQRTMTAGAGVLRSAESLAGAAEALEVLRRGAEDERKAAEPGVDSWETTNLLCVARVLVAAARERAETRGCHWREDFPDRDDAAWRRHLVVRLTPDRRLAVHRTTGADFPPVTPDAVTVDAPWEPQS, from the coding sequence GTGACCGGAATACGGCTGCACGCGCCTGCCCCCGGATGGTCCATCGACGCGGATGTCGTCGTGGTCGGCTCCGGTGTCGCGGGCCTCACCGCCGCCCTGCGCTGCACCTCCGCCGGGCTGCGCACGGTCGTCGTCACCAAGGCCCGGCTCGACGCCGGCTCCACCCGCTGGGCGCAGGGCGGCATCGCCGCCGCGCTCGGCGACGGCGACACCCCCGCGCAGCACCTCGACGACACCCTCGTCGCCGGCGCCGGGCTGTGCGACGAGCCGGCCGTGGACGTCCTGGTCACCGAGGGCCCCGACGCGGTCCGCCGGCTGATCGCCACCGGCGCCCACTTCGACAAGGCCGACGACGGCACGATCGCGCTGACCCGCGAGGGCGGCCACCACCGCCGCCGCATCGTGCACGCCGGCGGCGACGCGACCGGCGCCGAGGTCTCCCGCGCCCTGGTCGAGGCGATACGGGACCGGGGCGTGCGCTTCATCGAGCACGCGCTCGTGCTCGACCTGCTCAAGGACGAGACGGGCCACACCGCCGGCGTCACCCTGCATGTGATGGGCGAGGGCCAGCACGACGGCGTCGGCGCCGTCCACGCCCCCGCCGTGGTCCTCGCCACCGGCGGCATGGGCCAGGTCTTCTCCGCCACCACCAACCCGTCCGTCTCCACCGGCGACGGCGTCGCCCTCGCGCTGCGCGCCGGGGCCGAGGTCTCCGACCTCGAATTCGTCCAGTTCCACCCCACGGTGCTCTTCCTCGGCGCCGACTCCGAGGGTCAGCAGCCGCTGGTCTCCGAGGCGGTACGGGGCGAGGGCGCCCATCTCGTCGACGCCGACGGGGTCCGCTTCATGCTCGGGCAGCACGAGCTGGCCGAGCTCGCGCCCCGCGACATCGTCGCCAAGGCGATCACGCGCCGGATGCTGGAGCAGGACGCCGAGCACATGTACCTGGACGCCCGGCACTTCGGCGCCGAGATGTGGGAGCAGCGCTTCCCGACCATCCTGGCCGCCTGCCGCTCGCACGGCATGGACCCGGTCACCGAGCCGATCCCGATCGCCCCGGCCGCCCACTACGCCTCCGGCGGCGTCCGCACCGACCTGCACGGCCGCACCACCGTGCCCGGCCTGTACGCGTGCGGCGAGGTCGCCTGCACCGGCGTGCACGGCGCGAACCGGCTCGCCTCGAACTCGCTCCTGGAGGGTCTGGTCTTCGCCGAGCGGATCGCTGCCGACATCACGGCGCACGGCCCGCACCGCGAGGGCCGCCCGGCGGTGGCCGACACCTCCACGGTGCTCAGCCTGCTCGCCCCCGAGACCCGCCGCGAGGTGCAGCGCACCATGACCGCGGGCGCGGGCGTGCTGCGCTCCGCCGAGAGCCTGGCCGGGGCCGCCGAGGCCCTGGAGGTGCTGCGCCGCGGCGCCGAGGACGAGCGCAAGGCCGCCGAGCCGGGCGTGGACTCCTGGGAGACCACCAATCTGCTGTGCGTGGCCCGGGTCCTGGTGGCCGCCGCCCGTGAGCGCGCGGAGACCCGCGGCTGTCACTGGCGCGAGGACTTCCCCGACCGGGACGACGCGGCCTGGCGCCGCCATCTCGTCGTACGCCTGACGCCCGACCGCCGCCTGGCGGTGCACCGCACCACCGGCGCGGACTTTCCGCCCGTAACCCCCGACGCCGTAACCGTCGACGCACCCTGGGAGCCGCAGTCGTGA
- the nadC gene encoding carboxylating nicotinate-nucleotide diphosphorylase: MTTPEEARPEPVDVPLIQISAVPAESEAAGGCGDGCGCGEADEFECGLDPALAGLLADAGLDPVQVEDIAHLAIAEDLDGGVDVTTVATVPEDAVATADFTAREAGVVAGLRVAEAVLSIVCTDEFEVERHVEDGARVAAGEKLLSVTARTRDLLTGERSALNILCRLSGIATATRAWADALEGTKAKVRDTRKTTPGLRALEKYAVRCGGGVNHRMSLADAALVKDNHVVAAGGVAEAFKAVREQFPEVPIEVEVDTMHQVREVLDAGADLILLDNFTPIETEEAVALVAGRAVLESSGRLTLDNAAAYAATGVDYLAVGGLTHSSPILDIGLDLREVDA; the protein is encoded by the coding sequence GTGACCACGCCCGAAGAAGCACGTCCGGAGCCCGTGGACGTCCCCCTCATCCAGATCAGCGCCGTCCCGGCCGAGTCCGAGGCCGCGGGCGGCTGCGGCGACGGCTGCGGCTGCGGCGAGGCAGACGAGTTCGAGTGCGGCCTCGACCCGGCGCTCGCCGGGCTGCTCGCCGACGCCGGGCTCGACCCGGTGCAGGTCGAGGACATCGCGCACCTCGCGATCGCGGAGGACCTCGACGGCGGGGTCGACGTGACGACCGTGGCGACCGTCCCCGAGGACGCCGTCGCGACCGCCGACTTCACCGCCCGCGAGGCCGGTGTGGTGGCCGGCCTGCGGGTTGCCGAGGCGGTCCTGTCGATCGTCTGCACCGACGAGTTCGAGGTCGAGCGGCACGTCGAGGACGGCGCGCGGGTCGCGGCGGGCGAGAAGCTCCTCAGCGTCACCGCCCGCACCCGTGACCTGCTGACCGGCGAGCGCAGCGCGCTGAACATCCTGTGCCGGCTGTCCGGCATCGCGACCGCCACGCGCGCGTGGGCGGACGCGCTGGAGGGCACGAAGGCGAAGGTCCGCGACACCCGCAAGACGACGCCGGGCCTGCGCGCCCTGGAGAAGTACGCGGTGCGCTGCGGCGGCGGCGTGAACCACCGCATGTCGCTTGCGGACGCGGCCCTCGTGAAGGACAACCACGTGGTGGCGGCGGGCGGCGTCGCCGAGGCCTTCAAGGCCGTCCGGGAGCAGTTCCCCGAGGTGCCGATCGAGGTCGAGGTCGACACGATGCACCAGGTCCGCGAGGTCCTGGACGCGGGCGCCGACCTGATCCTGCTGGACAACTTCACGCCGATCGAGACGGAGGAAGCGGTCGCCCTGGTCGCCGGCCGCGCGGTCCTGGAGTCCTCGGGCCGGCTCACCCTGGACAACGCGGCGGCGTACGCGGCGACCGGCGTCGACTACCTCGCGGTGGGCGGCCTCACCCACTCCTCCCCGATCCTGGACATCGGTCTGGACCTGCGCGAGGTCGACGCCTGA
- a CDS encoding ATP-dependent Clp protease ATP-binding subunit — translation MFERFTDRARRVVVLAQEEARMLNHNYIGTEHILLGLIHEGEGVAAKALESLGISLEAVRQQVEEIIGQGQQAPSGHIPFTPRAKKVLELSLREALQLGHNYIGTEHILLGLIREGEGVAAQVLVKLGADLNRVRQQVIQLLSGYQGKEAATAGGPAEGTPSTSLVLDQFGRNLTQAARESKLDPVIGREKEIERVMQVLSRRTKNNPVLIGEPGVGKTAVVEGLAQAIVKGEVPETLKDKHLYTLDLGALVAGSRYRGDFEERLKKVLKEIRTRGDIILFIDELHTLVGAGAAEGAIDAASILKPMLARGELQTIGATTLDEYRKYLEKDAALERRFQPIQVAEPSLPHTIEILKGLRDRYEAHHRVSITDEALVQAATLADRYISDRFLPDKAIDLIDEAGSRMRIRRMTAPPDLREFDEKIASVRRDKESAIDSQDFEKAASLRDKEKQLLAAKTKREKEWKAGDMDVVAEVDGELIAEVLATATGIPVFKLTEEESSRLLRMEDELHKRVIGQKDAVIGLSRAIRRTRAGLKDPKRPGGSFIFAGPSGVGKTELSKALAEFLFGDEDAMISLDMSEFSEKHTVSRLFGSPPGYVGYEEGGQLTEKVRRKPFSVVLFDEVEKAHPDIFNSLLQILEDGRLTDSQGRVVDFKNTVIIMTTNLGTRDISKGFNLGFAAQGDTKSNYERMKAKVSDELKQHFRPEFLNRVDDIIVFPQLTQDDILQIVDLMISRVDERLKDRDMGIELSQSAKELLAKKGYDPVMGARPLRRTIQREVEDSLSEKILFGELRPGHIVVVDTEGEGEEQKFTFRGEEKSALPDVPPIEAAGGAGPNLSKEA, via the coding sequence ATGTTCGAGAGGTTCACCGACCGCGCGCGGCGGGTTGTCGTCCTGGCTCAGGAAGAAGCCCGGATGCTCAACCACAACTACATCGGCACCGAGCACATCCTCCTGGGCCTTATCCACGAGGGTGAGGGTGTCGCCGCTAAGGCCCTGGAGAGCCTCGGGATTTCGCTCGAGGCGGTCCGCCAGCAGGTGGAGGAGATCATCGGCCAGGGCCAGCAGGCCCCGTCCGGGCACATCCCCTTCACCCCTCGTGCCAAGAAGGTCCTGGAGCTGTCGCTCCGGGAGGCCCTCCAGCTCGGCCACAACTACATCGGCACCGAGCACATCCTGCTCGGCCTGATCCGCGAGGGCGAGGGCGTCGCCGCCCAGGTCCTCGTGAAGCTGGGCGCCGATCTCAACCGGGTCCGGCAGCAGGTCATCCAGCTGCTCTCCGGCTACCAGGGCAAGGAAGCCGCCACCGCCGGCGGTCCTGCCGAGGGCACCCCCTCGACGTCCCTGGTCCTCGACCAGTTCGGCCGCAACCTCACCCAGGCGGCCCGCGAGTCCAAGCTCGACCCGGTCATCGGGCGCGAGAAGGAGATCGAGCGGGTCATGCAGGTGCTGTCCCGCCGTACGAAGAACAACCCGGTCCTCATCGGCGAGCCCGGCGTCGGCAAGACGGCGGTCGTCGAGGGCCTGGCGCAGGCCATCGTCAAGGGCGAGGTGCCCGAGACCCTCAAGGACAAGCACCTCTACACCCTGGACCTCGGCGCGCTGGTCGCCGGCTCCCGCTACCGCGGTGACTTCGAGGAGCGCCTGAAGAAGGTCCTCAAGGAGATCCGCACCCGCGGCGACATCATCCTGTTCATCGACGAGCTCCACACCCTGGTGGGTGCGGGCGCCGCCGAGGGCGCGATCGACGCCGCCAGCATCCTCAAGCCGATGCTGGCCCGCGGTGAGCTCCAGACCATCGGTGCCACCACCCTCGACGAGTACCGGAAGTACCTGGAGAAGGACGCCGCCCTCGAGCGCCGCTTCCAGCCGATCCAGGTCGCCGAGCCGTCGCTGCCGCACACGATCGAGATCCTCAAGGGTCTGCGCGACCGTTACGAGGCCCACCACCGGGTCTCCATCACGGACGAGGCCCTGGTCCAGGCCGCCACCCTGGCCGACCGCTACATCTCGGACCGCTTCCTGCCGGACAAGGCGATCGACCTGATCGACGAGGCCGGCTCCCGGATGCGCATCCGCCGGATGACCGCGCCGCCGGACCTCCGCGAGTTCGACGAGAAGATCGCCTCCGTCCGCCGGGACAAGGAGTCCGCGATCGACTCGCAGGACTTCGAGAAGGCCGCCTCCCTGCGCGACAAGGAGAAGCAGCTCCTCGCCGCGAAGACCAAGCGGGAGAAGGAGTGGAAGGCCGGCGACATGGACGTCGTCGCCGAGGTCGACGGCGAGCTGATCGCCGAGGTCCTCGCGACCGCCACCGGCATCCCGGTCTTCAAGCTGACCGAGGAGGAGTCGAGCCGCCTGCTGCGCATGGAGGACGAGCTCCACAAGCGCGTCATCGGCCAGAAGGACGCCGTCATCGGCCTCTCGCGCGCCATCCGGCGTACGCGAGCGGGTCTGAAGGACCCGAAGCGTCCCGGTGGCTCGTTCATCTTCGCCGGCCCGTCCGGTGTCGGTAAGACCGAGCTGTCCAAGGCGCTCGCCGAATTCCTCTTCGGCGACGAGGACGCGATGATCTCCCTCGACATGTCGGAGTTCAGCGAGAAGCACACCGTCTCGCGTCTCTTCGGCTCCCCGCCCGGATACGTGGGCTACGAAGAGGGCGGCCAGCTCACCGAGAAGGTGCGCCGCAAGCCGTTCTCCGTGGTTCTCTTCGACGAGGTCGAGAAGGCCCACCCCGATATCTTCAATTCCCTTCTCCAGATCCTGGAGGACGGTCGCCTGACCGACTCCCAGGGCCGGGTCGTGGACTTCAAGAACACGGTCATCATCATGACGACCAACCTCGGGACCAGGGACATCTCGAAGGGCTTCAACCTCGGCTTCGCGGCCCAGGGCGACACGAAGTCCAACTACGAGCGGATGAAGGCGAAGGTCAGCGACGAGCTGAAGCAGCACTTCCGCCCGGAGTTCCTCAACCGTGTGGACGACATCATCGTCTTCCCGCAGCTGACCCAGGACGACATCCTCCAGATCGTCGACCTCATGATCAGCCGCGTCGACGAGCGCCTGAAGGACCGGGACATGGGCATCGAGCTCTCCCAGTCCGCGAAGGAGCTCCTCGCGAAGAAGGGCTACGACCCGGTCATGGGCGCCCGGCCGCTGCGCCGGACGATCCAGCGCGAGGTCGAGGACAGCCTCTCCGAGAAGATCCTCTTCGGCGAGCTGCGCCCCGGTCACATCGTGGTCGTGGACACCGAGGGCGAGGGTGAGGAGCAGAAGTTCACCTTCCGCGGCGAGGAGAAGTCGGCCCTGCCGGACGTGCCGCCGATCGAGGCGGCG
- a CDS encoding amino-acid N-acetyltransferase yields MSSASSFSPAPSAHAVTVRRARTSDVAAVRRLVDPFVRRGILLDKATVTLYESIQEFWVAERDDDATVVGCGALHVMWEDLAEVRTLAVDPDFKGAGVGHQVLDKLLHTARWLGVRRVFCLTFEVDFFAKHGFVEIGETPVDGDVYSELLRSYDEGVAEFLGLERVKPNTLGNSRMLLHL; encoded by the coding sequence ATGTCATCCGCGTCATCCTTCTCGCCGGCGCCTTCCGCCCACGCCGTCACCGTGCGCCGGGCCCGTACCTCCGATGTCGCCGCGGTGCGCCGGCTCGTCGATCCCTTCGTGCGCCGCGGCATCCTCCTCGACAAGGCGACCGTGACGCTTTACGAGTCCATCCAGGAGTTCTGGGTCGCCGAACGCGACGACGACGCCACCGTCGTCGGCTGCGGCGCGCTGCACGTGATGTGGGAAGACCTCGCCGAAGTCCGCACTCTCGCCGTCGATCCCGACTTCAAGGGCGCCGGAGTGGGACATCAGGTGCTCGACAAGTTGCTGCACACCGCGCGCTGGCTCGGTGTCCGCCGGGTTTTCTGCCTCACCTTCGAAGTGGACTTCTTCGCGAAGCACGGCTTCGTCGAGATCGGCGAGACTCCGGTCGACGGAGATGTCTACAGCGAGCTCCTGCGTTCCTATGACGAGGGTGTCGCGGAGTTCCTCGGTCTCGAACGAGTGAAGCCGAACACCTTGGGCAACAGCCGGATGCTTCTGCACCTGTGA
- a CDS encoding BlaI/MecI/CopY family transcriptional regulator, which produces MPRQLGELEDAVMTRVWQWNRAVTVREVLEDLQQERSIAYTTVMTVLDNLHQKGWVRREVEGRAYRYTAVSTRAAYSAALMNEAWAQSDNPAAALVAFFGMMSPEQREALNDAIRIVQRDNPDPPPAGAEGGEETEGPGR; this is translated from the coding sequence GTGCCCCGTCAATTGGGAGAGCTGGAAGACGCCGTCATGACCCGCGTCTGGCAATGGAACCGCGCGGTGACCGTCCGGGAAGTCCTGGAGGATCTCCAGCAGGAACGGTCCATCGCCTACACCACCGTCATGACGGTATTGGACAATCTCCATCAGAAGGGCTGGGTGCGCCGGGAAGTCGAAGGCCGCGCCTATCGATATACGGCGGTCTCCACCCGCGCCGCCTACTCGGCCGCGCTCATGAACGAGGCCTGGGCGCAGAGCGACAACCCCGCCGCCGCCCTCGTCGCCTTCTTCGGCATGATGTCGCCCGAACAGCGCGAGGCGCTGAACGACGCCATCCGTATCGTCCAGCGCGACAACCCCGATCCGCCCCCCGCCGGCGCCGAGGGCGGCGAGGAGACGGAAGGCCCCGGGCGATAA